One stretch of Ipomoea triloba cultivar NCNSP0323 chromosome 8, ASM357664v1 DNA includes these proteins:
- the LOC116027080 gene encoding uncharacterized protein LOC116027080, translating into MTSVLPGIVSLSQGAFVAGRSMSDNIMLAQEIIRGYSRKRISPRCTIMVDIRKAYDTVNWEFLQEVLVGMGFPGKFINWIMTCVQTASFSLSINGALHGYFKGKRGLRQGDRMSPMLFTLCMEYLARMLMEKTRVARFSFHPRCKDLKISHLAFADDLMLFCRGDVNSVDILMKALNELEKTSGLAISPNKSKLFCAGVREDLSFTRIPVEPLPVKYLGIPLDSQKLKVANFAPLIDSINKYFSAWKGYTLSYAGRLELLNSVIQGVVAFWIQNFQVPSTVVDHINSMCRNFFWNGKKAWVAWDDICLPKEEGGLGLKNIKLWNATVLSKIIWNIHKNKNSLWIKWIHSFYLIHKDFWTWKPTRNESALMRSLSRIRDILIEKSGGVPECIRVLSKCDEPAGFSSAEVYELIRPRAQKGADFKFIWKGFIPPKFSVTSWMCLKGRLPTKDRLKKFLEMDETCSFCGKEQENSNHLFFSCDFSKQVWEEVRAKLGITRKTCSLKGAIKWVYRDTRGSRVHSKIGPVAILCTVYHIWRTRNALLYDGIQAEVPKTIIIILQQVFKIAFKLAPRCIQLYE; encoded by the coding sequence ATGACAAGTGTTCTCCCGGGTATTGTCAGCTTGTCCCAAGGGGCTTTTGTAGCAGGTAGAAGTATGTCAGATAATATAATGCTTGCACAGGAAATCATCCGGGGATATTCTAGGAAAAGGATCTCACCCCGTTGTACTATTATGGTTGATATCCGTAAGGCTTATGACACAGTGAATTGGGAATTTCTCCAAGAAGTACTCGTTGGTATGGGATTCCCGGGAAAGTTTATAAATTGGATTATGACTTGTGTTCAGACTGCTTCTTTTTCACTCTCAATTAATGGAGCACTTCATGGATATTTCAAGGGGAAGAGGGGATTAAGACAGGGGGATCGAATGTCTCCAATGCTATTTACTTTATGCATGGAGTATCTAGCACGTATGCTTATGGAGAAGACAAGAGTTGCTAGATTTTCCTTCCACCCGAGATGTAAGGACCTGAAAATAAGTCACCTTGCTTTTGCAGATGATCTCATGCTGTTCTGTAGAGGAGATGTAAACTCAGTTGACATCCTTATGAAGGCACTCAATGAATTGGAGAAAACTTCTGGTTTGGCCATTAGCCCCAATAAATCAAAGTTGTTTTGTGCAGGTGTCCGGGAAGACTTGAGTTTCACCCGCATTCCAGTCGAACCACTACCAGTTAAATACTTGGGCATTCCTCTTGACTCCCAAAAGCTCAAAGTGGCTAACTTTGCACCCCTGATTGACTCAATAAACAAGTACTTCTCGGCCTGGAAAGGATACACTCTATCATATGCTGGTAGACTGGAACTCCTTAACTCGGTTATTCAAGGAGTGGTGGCATTCTGGATTCAGAATTTTCAAGTCCCATCAACGGTGGTTGACCACATCAATTCAATGTGCagaaatttcttttggaatggtAAGAAAGCATGGGTTGCTTGGGATGATATTTGCCTCCCTAAAGAAGAGGGAGGACTTGGTTTGAAGAACATAAAATTGTGGAATGCAACTGTCCTCTCAAAGATCATTTGGAATATCCACAAGAATAAAAACTCTTTGTGGATTAAATGGATTCATAGCTTCTACTTGATACACAAAGATTTTTGGACCTGGAAACCAACAAGAAATGAATCTGCCTTGATGAGAAGTCTGTCTCGTATTAGAGACATCCTGATTGAGAAAAGTGGTGGTGTTCCAGAATGTATCCGGGTACTGTCAAAATGTGACGAACCAGCTGGTTTCTCCTCTGCTGAAGTGTATGAATTAATCAGACCAAGAGCACAAAAAGGAGCAGATTTCAAATTCATTTGGAAAGGATTTATCCCACCTAAATTTTCAGTCACCTCTTGGATGTGTTTGAAAGGAAGGCTCCCTACAAAAGACAGATTGAAGAAGTTCTTGGAGATGGATGAGACTTGTTCCTTCTGTGGGAAGGAACAAGAAAATTCTAACCATTTGTTTTTCTCTTGTGATTTTTCTAAGCAGGTTTGGGAGGAGGTTAGAGCAAAGCTGGGGATAACAAGAAAGACGTGCTCTTTAAAAGGAGCAATCAAATGGGTTTACCGTGACACCAGGGGATCTCGGGTTCACTCAAAAATTGGACCCGTGGCGATCTTGTGCACTGTTTATCACATCTGGCGCACTAGGAATGCTCTTCTTTATGATGGGATCCAGGCTGAGGTACCAAAAACGATCATCATCATTCTGCAACAAGTCTTCAAGATTGCTTTTAAGCTTGCTCCTAGGTGCATTCAGCTTTATGAGTAG